The sequence CCCCCTCGGCCGTTTCGTAGTTGATGCCGCAAAGTGCTGCTCCTGTTTCTGTCTGTAACCTGAAACCTGGGACCTGAAACCTGAGACTGTTTCTATTTGGCGGAGAGGGTGGGATTCGAACCCACGGTACGCTTATTAGACGTACAGCCGATTTCGAGTCGGCCCCGTTATGGCCACTTCGGTACCTCTCCGCAGGGTGAAGAACTGTTTGAGCAGATCAGCGCTCTTGTTTTCGAGAATGCCGCCCGACACCTTGACCCGGTGGTTGAGGGGCAGCGTGTTGACGTCGATGACGGAGCCGAAGGCGCCGCGCTTCACGTCATGGCAGCCGAAGACGAGTCTTTCGAAGCGTGCCTCGACGATGGCGCCCGCGCACATGGCGCAGGGCTCCATGGTGACAAAGAGCGTGCATCCCGTGAGCCGGTAGTTGCCCAGCCGGAGCGATGCCTCTCTGATGACCAGCATTTCGGCGTGGGCCGTCGGGTCTATCCGCGAGCGCGTCGCGTTGTGGGCCCTGGCTATGACGGCGCCCGATCCGTCGGCCACCAGCGCTCCCACCGGTACCTCTTCCTCGTCCCATGCCGCGCGGGCTTCGGCGAGGCACATCTCCATGTATTCCTCATCAAGCATCACTCAAGTATACTGATAACGGTTGGCGAAATCAATACAGAGACAGGTGAAACGGCAAAGACGGGTAATGGGTCATAGGTAATAGGAAGCATATAGTTCCAGGGTTTGTGAGGCGTCTCAAGGGAAAGCATTCAAGCAGGCAGGATGATCCCACTCTTCTTCCGGCTCTAACGGTTCTAACGGCTCTAACGGCTCCAACCGCCTTTGTTCCCCATAACCCATAACCCATAACCCATTACCCGTTTTTTCATTGCCTGTCTTCTTAGTTTACAAAGACCCGTTCATCCTGTTATGATGATTATCGATCAGCTGACCTGAGAAGAGAATGATGAATAAGGTGGACGATGATCATCCTGGGCATTGATCCCGGTCTTGCCAGTACGGGCTTCGGGGCGCTGCGATGCGACGGGGCGGCGCCGGTGCTTGTCAGGTGCGGGTCCATCAAGACCTTTCCCCATGATACGGTTCCGGACAGGCTGATGCAGATCCATCACGATGTGGACCGCATCATCGGCGAGGTGCAACCCGATCTTTTCGCCCTCGAGGATGTCTTTTCCCTTGTCCGTTACCCAAAGGCGGGCATACTCCTCGGCAGTGTTCTCGGGGTGCTCTACCTCACGGCCCGGCAGAGGGGACTCCCCGTGCAGGAGATAGCACCGAAGGAGATCAAGAACTCCCTCGTGGGTTTCGGCAACGCGGGGAAGAAGCAGATAAAGGACGCCGTGGCGAGTGCGCT is a genomic window of Syntrophorhabdus sp. containing:
- a CDS encoding crossover junction endodeoxyribonuclease RuvC gives rise to the protein MIILGIDPGLASTGFGALRCDGAAPVLVRCGSIKTFPHDTVPDRLMQIHHDVDRIIGEVQPDLFALEDVFSLVRYPKAGILLGSVLGVLYLTARQRGLPVQEIAPKEIKNSLVGFGNAGKKQIKDAVASALKTNGISSFHASDALAVALAVYYRRDYRRVV